In Triticum aestivum cultivar Chinese Spring chromosome 5B, IWGSC CS RefSeq v2.1, whole genome shotgun sequence, the following proteins share a genomic window:
- the LOC123116641 gene encoding PTI1-like tyrosine-protein kinase At3g15890: MINRCLCCVAPGGDSEPEAAPSRRRSRDPSRRGSKNKNRSVEFPWEMYTLKELLQATNNFNESNKLGEGGFGTVYWGRTSKGVEIAVKRLKAMTAKAEMEFAIEVEILGRVRHKNLLSLRGFYAGGDERLIVYDYMPNHSLLTHLHPHRGTPASQQHPPLDWPRRLAIALGAAQGLAYLHHEASPHIIHRDIKASNVLLDADLVPKVADFGFAKLIPEGVSHLTTRVKGTLGYLAPEYAMWGKVSESCDVYSFGVLLLELVSARRPLEKLPGGVKREIVQWAGPLVERRKWDRLADPRLTGRFDALQLRAVVETAMLCSQSNAEGRPTMAEVVEMLRFSGERRNREIVPVADAASQDTTVTMDREDDVTGSSEPLDRGRSWKLTTLR; the protein is encoded by the exons ATGATCAACCGGTGCCTCTGCTGCGTGGCCCCCGGCGGCGACTCCGAGCCGGAGGCTGCCCCCAGCCGCCGCCGGAG CAGGGATCCGTCGAGGAGGGGGTCCAAGAACAAGAACAGGAGCGTGGAGTTCCCCTGGGAGATGTACACCCTCAAGGAGCTCCTCCAGGCCACCAACAACTTCAACGAGAGCAACAAGCTCGGCGAGGGCGGCTTCGGCACCGTCTACTGGGGCCGCACCTCCAAGGGCGTCGAG ATTGCGGTGAAGCGGCTGAAGGCGATGACGGCCAAGGCGGAGATGGAGTTCGCCATCGAGGTGGAGATCCTGGGCCGTGTTCGGCACAAGAACCTGCTCAGCCTCCGCGGCTTCTACGCCGGCGGCGACGAGCGGCTCATCGTGTACGACTACATGCCCAACCACAGCCTGCTCACCCACCTCCATCCGCACCGCGGCACCCCGGCCTCCCAGCAGCACCCGCCGCTCGACTGGCCCCGCCGCCTCGCCATCGCCCTCGGCGCCGCCCAGGGCCTCGCGTACCTGCACCACGAGGCCAGCCCGCACATCATCCACCGCGACATCAAGGCCAGCAACGTGCTGCTGGACGCGGACCTCGTGCCCAAGGTGGCCGACTTCGGCTTCGCCAAGCTCATCCCGGAGGGCGTCTCCCATCTCACCACGCGGGTCAAGGGCACGCTCGGGTACCTGGCGCCGGAGTACGCCATGTGGGGGAAAGTCTCCGAGAGCtgcgacgtgtacagcttcggcgtgCTGTTGCTGGAGCTTGTCAGCGCGCGCCGCCCGCTGGAGAAGCTGCCGGGCGGCGTCAAGCGAGAGATCGTGCAGTGGGCGGGGCCGCTCGTGGAGCGCCGCAAGTGGGACCGCCTCGCCGACCCCAGGCTCACCGGGCGGTTCGACGCCTTGCAGCTCCGGGCAGTGGTCGAGACGGCCATGCTGTGCTCGCAGAGCAACGCAGAGGGCAGGCCGACCATGGCCGAGGTCGTCGAGATGCTCAGGTTCAGCGGCGAGCGGCGGAACAGGGAGATCGTGCCGGTGGCGGACGCCGCCAGCCAGGACACCACCGTGACCATGGACCGTGAGGACGACGTTACCGGCAGCAGCGAGCCGCTGGACAGGGGCCGCAGCTGGAAGCTGACGACGCTGAGGTGA